One region of Tamandua tetradactyla isolate mTamTet1 chromosome 6, mTamTet1.pri, whole genome shotgun sequence genomic DNA includes:
- the LOC143688455 gene encoding uncharacterized protein LOC143688455 isoform X8 — MSLQREPGPPAGFPTITADDSDQTILDVAQESFCSVCRPCSRLKHAEVCFCNLLSMLPYSCLRELLSSDVMTKFSRVHFYLHETMSPRSTSWSFTRTSCTSWPCTVRSSGEEYEASMAHVDKFVKFKALWP, encoded by the exons ATGAGTCTGCAGAGGGAGCCTGGGCCACCCGCAGGCTTTCCCACAATCACGGCGGATGACAGCG ATCAGACGATTCTTGATGTGGCCCAGGAGTCCTTTTGTTCAGTGTGTAGACCGTGTTCTCGTTTGAAGCATGCTGAAGTTTGCTTTTGCAATCTTCTTTCGATGTTGCCGTATAGCTGTTTAAG AGAGCTCCTGTCCAGTGATGTGATGACGAAGTTCAGTAGGGTTCACTTCTACCTGCATGAAACTATGAGTCCGAGGAGCACTTCATG GTCATTCACACGCACGAGTTGCACTTCCTGGCCTTGCACTGTCAGGAGTTCAGGGGAAGAATATGAAGCTTCCATGGCGCACGTGGACAAGTTTGTCAA GTTTAAAGCTctgtggccatga
- the LOC143688455 gene encoding uncharacterized protein LOC143688455 isoform X7 → MSLQREPGPPAGFPTITADDSDQTILDVAQESFCSVCRPCSRLKHAEVCFCNLLSMLPYSCLRELLSSDVMTKFSRVHFYLHETMSPRSTSWSFTRTSCTSWPCTVRSSGEEYEASMAHVDKFVKCGQLNQSGT, encoded by the exons ATGAGTCTGCAGAGGGAGCCTGGGCCACCCGCAGGCTTTCCCACAATCACGGCGGATGACAGCG ATCAGACGATTCTTGATGTGGCCCAGGAGTCCTTTTGTTCAGTGTGTAGACCGTGTTCTCGTTTGAAGCATGCTGAAGTTTGCTTTTGCAATCTTCTTTCGATGTTGCCGTATAGCTGTTTAAG AGAGCTCCTGTCCAGTGATGTGATGACGAAGTTCAGTAGGGTTCACTTCTACCTGCATGAAACTATGAGTCCGAGGAGCACTTCATG GTCATTCACACGCACGAGTTGCACTTCCTGGCCTTGCACTGTCAGGAGTTCAGGGGAAGAATATGAAGCTTCCATGGCGCACGTGGACAAGTTTGTCAA